ttcataaaatGTTAGAGAACAGTGTCATCATCAGGATCATCAGGATAACAATACGTTCACCTGGCATAGTTGGCGTTCAAAAGCAGGTGGGGAAAAGTTTcgtaatgattttgttttaattgcatGATGAAGGTAGGTTgggtaataaattaataatatatatttattaaattcacCGTAGTGTTTGCTTGAATCTAAACACAATTTATAGGCATATGATAATTCAtttgataatgaaaataaataattattagccTACATCATTTGAATTAGGCCTATCTATttataaaaaaggaaataaaaaccGGGTAAAAAAATCCAATAGATGAACTGTATATGTAAATAACATCGCCGGGTAAAAAAGTCCATTAGATGAACTTTATATGTAAATAACATCGTGGGCAAATCATAATTCAACGTTCAAAAaaagatcatcatcatcacatcaggaataaaaaaaataattccaaAAAAGCAGGCAAAAAGCAGGGTGGTACGCGTACGCGCGCGTTTCTGCGTCCTTTTTTGAGGACTTCATTTCACAAGATGCCTTCATCTACAGAAGTCCGTGTGTTTGACGCTATTCAAGCTTATCTTTGTCTATATGACAAAAATACCAAAGAATACAAAAGTGGAAAAcgggaaaaaaaaaatgcctGGGAAGCTGTTTCTAAAGAGGTTAACGTCGCAGTAGAAGAGTGCCAACGAATTTATAACACTCGAAGAACAGCATTTTCCAGGTAGAGTgtaaggcctagctagctaggcctacctagcctagtaggcctactactagtactaagCTAGgcccttattattattattattattataatcataattatagttattataataataatcgttattattattattgtaataataattataattattattacttttgtaGACATCTAAAGAAGGTTAGGGCTAGTATCCGTAGTGGTGCAGGCAGGGATGACATCCTCCCAATTGGCCATGAGTGGGAACACATGAGATGGTTGATTAAACATATAAATCATAGGAAGACACTAGAGTCTGAAGAAATGTCAATTTCATTAACCGAGTCAGAAGCTTCATCTGAATGCATACGGCTTCTTTCCGAAACTCAACAAGTGTTGGAGCTGGACTTTGACGactcaggtaaataattgtatttatcaaCCAGCACACACTAAATTTTTTATCACACTATTTGAAAGGAGGATAAACtaataaaagtaattttacATCTCAATATCTCATtaacaacatttaataacatcTTCAAGTAgcaatcaaatataaatatttattaacgtTCTGCAACATCagcaatatatttaaataatttttgctCATGTAAAATCTATTTAGCAAAGATAGGaaagaaataactattttatttGGAATGTTTGGAAATGTAAACCATAGTACTaggacaaaaaaacaaaaaataattatgaatgcaAGTTATAGCAAGCATAAACTAcaacattgttatttttttcttcaataaacAAGATTCGTCAATATTCAAAATTACACAGACGACCATATTTgaatatagattaaaaaaaaggtCATATAGATTATTTACAAAACAGgaagattatttttaacaaatacttattttaaacaatttactaACAACACTTTTAAGATGCCAAAGGACCGCAATTGTGTACCACATCATACTGCCAAGGAACAGCACCTTCCTGGCTGTTAAAGTAGTCTCGAAACCTATCTCTTGTTTCTTTGGCAGTAGCCGTATAATTGTTTGACCCCACCCTTCTTATATTTTGAAGGCCAGTTTCATCATCTTGCACAACACTGCGCCATTCCCCTTCTTTAAATTCTCCATTGCTCCAGCTGTCAACAAACCCGCTGGGTATGTAGTGTGCATTATCAGTTTGCATTAGGTAATTGTGTAGGCAGATTACAGCTTTTGTAATCTGGTCAACAGTTTCAATATTTGCTCTTATAGGACGCCTAAATATGCGCCACCTTGCAGCCATTACACCAAAGGTGTTTTCGATGGTTCGGCGTCCTCTCGATGTCCTATAATTTGCCACTTCCTCTTCATCAGTCAAATTGTTGCCACCATATGGTTTTATTAACCAAGTTTTAAGAGGAAATATATCATCCCCTAATAAAACATAAGGCAATTGTTGACCACCCACAACCGATGGTGGTGGCAGCTTTAGCGTTCCAAAATCAGCTCTTTTGAAAAATGATGACGCACCAAAAATAGCGGCATCATTATCCCGCCCATATGAGCCAATGCTTGTCCATACAAATGAGTAACTGGCATCACAAATTGccattaatactgtactatgaaAGCCTTTATAGTTATAGTACATCGAGCCGCCAAATTTGGGACACTCGATAGCAATGTGCTTACCGTCTACTGCACCAATCGCATGAGGGACATTCCAATCACTTTCAAATTTTTCTGCAATTGCCATCCATTCACTCTCACTTGATGGTAGCCTTAGGTATTTCTTA
This is a stretch of genomic DNA from Antedon mediterranea chromosome 3, ecAntMedi1.1, whole genome shotgun sequence. It encodes these proteins:
- the LOC140044007 gene encoding uncharacterized protein; amino-acid sequence: MPSSTEVRVFDAIQAYLCLYDKNTKEYKSGKREKKNAWEAVSKEVNVAVEECQRIYNTRRTAFSRHLKKVRASIRSGAGRDDILPIGHEWEHMRWLIKHINHRKTLESEEMSISLTESEASSECIRLLSETQQVLELDFDDSGEGTELQNETEEADLLDNVSDDLEGAFAGYEGSLEEEGSADAAQIKADVTRVVKRTVERPNPVVKKAWSKTPKGKCSKTEKHVESGVTDSDLIDLIKGSGEEDEADTFGTMVAKKMRRVNEEDKEDMELQIMQLFRDYFKK